In Nocardioides marinus, one DNA window encodes the following:
- a CDS encoding glycoside hydrolase family 5 protein → MAQLRRSGGGVVLLLLLGLLGSIALGWFLSRPQDPESPAARPVVRDGALVDARSGDPWVPQGINWSGFESACAQGWGYSGLDPLGEDAEADQAAVIASWGVDTVRLPLNQDCWLGTRSAPVSDDFVERTPLGYRGAVDRFVRALNAEGLVVVLDLHSRKRIGSAGFGSTAMPDSESLAFWRSVAAQYSASPSVLFDAFSAPHSRDDVRGAPVFELGWRCWSQGGCEVPVEDDRTQTKPGRATYEALGMADLVAAIRRAGAEQPILLSGLDGANDLRAWADSVPDDDQLVAAFHAYDTAACGPACWERVLAPLADRVPVLTTELGAEDPTDGWVADYLRFAQEHDIGSLLWVWAELPADPMALVSDLDGTPTPWGELAREWWSQGLPEAG, encoded by the coding sequence ATGGCGCAGCTGCGACGCAGCGGCGGTGGAGTCGTGCTGCTCCTGCTCCTGGGGCTGCTCGGGTCGATCGCACTGGGATGGTTCCTGTCCCGCCCCCAGGACCCCGAGTCCCCCGCCGCACGACCGGTCGTCCGCGACGGGGCGCTGGTCGACGCACGCAGCGGGGACCCCTGGGTCCCGCAGGGGATCAACTGGTCCGGCTTCGAGTCCGCCTGCGCCCAGGGCTGGGGCTACTCGGGCCTCGATCCGCTCGGCGAGGACGCCGAGGCCGACCAGGCGGCGGTGATCGCCTCCTGGGGTGTCGACACCGTCCGCCTCCCGCTCAACCAGGACTGCTGGTTGGGCACGCGCAGCGCGCCCGTGAGCGACGACTTCGTCGAGCGCACCCCGCTGGGCTACCGCGGCGCCGTGGACCGCTTCGTCCGTGCTCTCAACGCCGAGGGCCTCGTGGTCGTGCTGGACCTCCACAGTCGCAAGCGGATCGGCAGCGCCGGCTTCGGCAGCACGGCCATGCCCGACTCGGAGTCCCTGGCCTTCTGGCGCTCGGTCGCCGCGCAGTACTCCGCGAGCCCCTCGGTGCTCTTCGACGCCTTCAGTGCGCCGCACTCACGCGACGACGTGCGCGGCGCCCCGGTCTTCGAGCTGGGCTGGCGCTGCTGGAGCCAGGGCGGCTGCGAGGTGCCGGTCGAGGACGACCGGACCCAGACCAAGCCTGGCCGGGCGACCTACGAGGCGCTGGGGATGGCCGACCTCGTGGCGGCCATCCGCCGGGCGGGCGCCGAGCAGCCCATCCTGCTCAGCGGCCTCGACGGCGCCAACGACCTGCGCGCCTGGGCCGACTCGGTGCCTGACGACGACCAGCTGGTGGCGGCCTTCCACGCCTACGACACCGCCGCCTGCGGTCCGGCCTGCTGGGAGCGGGTCCTGGCGCCCCTGGCCGACCGGGTGCCGGTCCTCACCACCGAGCTCGGCGCCGAGGACCCCACCGACGGCTGGGTCGCCGACTACCTGCGCTTCGCCCAGGAGCACGACATCGGCTCGCTGCTGTGGGTCTGGGCCGAGCTGCCCGCCGACCCGATGGCCCTGGTCAGCGACCTCGACGGCACCCCCACGCCCTGGGGCGAGCTGGCCCGCGAGTGGTGGTCGCAGGGCCTGCCGGAGGCCGGATAG
- a CDS encoding DUF1648 domain-containing protein, producing the protein MSERVEEPSGGRDQRLRELVRVAMALACAAYVGVLLVAAVTLPERVPIHFAAGGEADRVVGREEALVTFAVVGAAMAVLMVGLARWMRRAPLTMVNVPHLDWWTMTPAREARLRARLETDLLGIGALTMALLVVVQVLTVRAADDPAPSLGPAAGIAVVAYVVVLLAVLVWISTRRYRPGTAS; encoded by the coding sequence GTGAGCGAGCGGGTGGAGGAGCCGAGCGGTGGCCGGGACCAGCGGCTGCGCGAGCTGGTGCGCGTCGCGATGGCGCTGGCCTGCGCGGCGTACGTCGGGGTGCTGCTCGTCGCGGCCGTGACCCTCCCCGAGCGGGTGCCGATCCACTTCGCGGCGGGGGGCGAGGCGGACCGGGTCGTCGGCCGCGAGGAGGCGTTGGTCACGTTCGCCGTGGTCGGCGCGGCGATGGCGGTGCTCATGGTGGGACTGGCCCGCTGGATGCGACGGGCGCCCCTGACAATGGTCAACGTGCCGCACTTGGACTGGTGGACCATGACCCCTGCCCGGGAGGCCCGGCTGCGTGCCCGGCTGGAGACCGACCTGCTCGGGATCGGTGCGCTCACGATGGCGCTGCTGGTGGTCGTGCAGGTGCTCACCGTCCGCGCGGCCGACGACCCGGCGCCGTCCCTCGGGCCGGCCGCGGGGATCGCGGTCGTGGCCTACGTCGTCGTGCTGCTGGCCGTGCTCGTCTGGATCTCCACCCGTCGCTACCGACCCGGGACCGCGTCGTGA
- a CDS encoding DNA topoisomerase IB: MVRLRRTSPDQPGWTRRRAGRGFVYLDAGGERLPDEDADRVRSLVIPPAWRDVWVTPYENGHLQAVGTDDAGRRQYLYHPAWREKRDQEKFERVLLFGKALVKARERVVGDLGREGMPLERACAAAVRLLDLGYFRIGNDVYADENGSFGLTTLERRHVRRRQDRLVFAFIGKSGVEHRVEIDDLVVIEAVEIMRRRRGEDPRLLSYKLSRSWRSVLPELVNDYVRETTGVEATAKDFRTWHATVLAAAALAETPEHGESAASRKRAVAGAMKEVSGFLGNTPTLARSSYVDPRVIEAYEEGRTIERTTRRTYDTPDQRQAALERATLKLLS; this comes from the coding sequence ATGGTGCGGCTGCGCAGGACCTCTCCCGACCAGCCCGGGTGGACCCGGCGCCGGGCCGGGCGCGGGTTCGTCTACCTCGACGCCGGCGGCGAGCGGCTGCCGGACGAGGACGCCGACCGGGTCCGGTCGCTGGTGATCCCGCCTGCCTGGCGCGACGTGTGGGTGACGCCGTACGAGAACGGGCACCTGCAGGCGGTGGGGACCGACGACGCGGGGCGGCGGCAGTACCTCTACCACCCGGCCTGGCGCGAGAAGCGAGACCAGGAGAAGTTCGAGCGGGTGCTGCTCTTCGGCAAGGCGCTGGTCAAGGCCCGCGAGCGCGTGGTCGGCGACCTCGGACGCGAGGGGATGCCACTGGAGCGTGCGTGCGCGGCGGCCGTGCGGCTGCTGGACCTCGGCTACTTCCGCATCGGCAACGACGTGTACGCCGACGAGAACGGCTCCTTCGGGCTGACCACGCTCGAGCGGCGACACGTGCGGCGGCGCCAGGACCGGCTGGTCTTCGCCTTCATCGGGAAGTCCGGGGTCGAGCACCGTGTCGAGATCGACGACCTCGTGGTGATCGAGGCCGTGGAGATCATGCGCCGCCGCCGGGGCGAGGACCCGCGGCTGCTGTCCTACAAGCTGTCGCGCTCGTGGCGATCGGTGCTGCCGGAGCTGGTCAACGACTACGTCCGCGAGACGACCGGTGTGGAGGCGACCGCCAAGGACTTCCGCACCTGGCACGCGACCGTGCTGGCCGCGGCCGCCCTGGCCGAGACCCCCGAGCACGGGGAGAGCGCCGCCTCCCGCAAGCGGGCGGTCGCGGGGGCGATGAAGGAGGTGTCGGGCTTCCTGGGCAACACCCCGACCCTGGCGCGCTCCTCCTACGTCGACCCGCGGGTGATCGAGGCCTACGAGGAGGGCCGCACCATCGAGCGCACGACCCGGCGGACCTACGACACCCCCGACCAGCGGCAGGCGGCGCTGGAGAGGGCGACGCTGAAGCTGCTCAGCTGA
- a CDS encoding class I SAM-dependent methyltransferase, which yields MAEPLLRTLARLRAELLAPDTLVRAVASGRRREGEPRWRRVELRPVDLKAGRHLQLTAYDATQAHTSNHPFGDEPAAGPAAEALDALLFDEPFGNWHVETTTHTHQLRVTKKGEGLLHSAARKEAVQAERGHDRDKERLLEESDPVFRALGLTDAQGRVKPSRQAKLRQVEEFLRQLDAALSDARSRGALRRPTPEQPLRVVDLGCGNAYLTFAAHRFLTHVRGLPVHLVGADVKQQSADHNGEVAASLGIDGQMSFAVGTIGDVVVDPAPDVVLALHACDTATDDALARAVGWQAPVVLAAPCCHHDVAAQLRRSPTPSPYSALTRHGILRERFADTLTDALRASLMRQQGYRVDVVEFVGSEHTPRNTMLRAVRTGSAVRGGSLVKEYDELVATWQLTPRLAQLLAGAGKGAEPGATDPS from the coding sequence ATGGCCGAGCCGCTGCTGCGCACCCTCGCCCGTCTGCGGGCCGAGCTGCTGGCCCCGGACACGTTGGTGCGGGCCGTGGCCTCGGGCCGCCGCCGCGAGGGCGAGCCGCGCTGGCGCCGCGTCGAGCTGCGCCCCGTGGACCTGAAGGCCGGCCGGCACCTGCAGCTGACGGCGTACGACGCGACGCAGGCGCACACCAGCAACCACCCGTTCGGCGACGAACCGGCCGCGGGCCCGGCGGCCGAGGCCCTGGACGCGCTGCTCTTCGACGAGCCCTTCGGCAACTGGCACGTCGAGACCACCACCCACACCCACCAGCTGCGGGTGACCAAGAAGGGCGAGGGGCTGCTGCACTCCGCGGCGCGCAAGGAGGCCGTGCAGGCCGAGCGCGGCCACGACCGTGACAAGGAGCGGCTGCTGGAGGAGTCCGACCCGGTGTTCCGGGCGCTCGGGCTCACCGACGCGCAGGGACGGGTCAAGCCCAGCCGCCAGGCCAAGCTCCGCCAGGTCGAGGAGTTCCTGCGCCAGCTCGACGCCGCACTCTCCGACGCACGATCGCGCGGTGCGCTGCGCCGCCCCACGCCCGAGCAGCCGCTGCGCGTGGTCGACCTCGGCTGCGGCAACGCCTACCTCACCTTCGCCGCCCACCGCTTCCTGACCCACGTCCGCGGCCTGCCGGTGCACCTCGTCGGCGCCGACGTGAAGCAGCAGTCGGCCGACCACAACGGCGAGGTCGCGGCCTCGCTGGGCATCGACGGGCAGATGTCCTTCGCGGTGGGCACCATCGGCGACGTCGTGGTCGACCCGGCCCCGGACGTGGTGCTGGCCCTGCACGCCTGCGACACGGCCACCGACGACGCGCTCGCCCGTGCGGTGGGCTGGCAGGCGCCGGTCGTGCTCGCGGCCCCCTGCTGCCACCACGACGTGGCGGCCCAGCTGCGCAGGTCGCCCACCCCGTCGCCGTACTCCGCCCTCACCCGGCACGGCATCCTGCGCGAGCGCTTCGCCGACACCCTCACCGACGCGCTGCGCGCCTCCCTGATGCGCCAGCAGGGCTACCGCGTGGACGTGGTGGAGTTCGTCGGCTCCGAGCACACCCCGCGCAACACGATGCTGCGCGCCGTGCGCACCGGCTCTGCCGTGCGCGGGGGGTCGCTGGTCAAGGAGTACGACGAGCTGGTCGCCACCTGGCAGCTGACGCCACGGCTGGCCCAGCTGCTCGCCGGCGCGGGCAAGGGGGCGGAGCCGGGCGCCACGGACCCGTCGTGA
- a CDS encoding hydroxyacid-oxoacid transhydrogenase has translation MSETVFTYAAPALKFGSGASAELGHDLAALGARRVLLVTDPGVAATGAPARIAEQVRSRGLEVTTYDGVHVEPTDASMQHAIAFARDAGPFDAVLAVGGGSSIDTAKAVNLLTTNPGELMDYLNAPVGRAQAPTHPLLPLVAVPTTTGTGSESTTICVLDVLSLQVKTGISHPALRPTMAVVDPQLTMGQPPMVTAAAGMDILCHALESWTARWFADFDAKTPEQRVPYCGANPIADLWAQRSMSLLAGSFRRAVADGGDVEAREQMALAATFAGLGFGNAGVHVPHANAYPIAGRVRDYRPEGYPDGEPIVPHGMAVTLTAPEAFRFTFEASPQRHLDAARLLEPDVTGDGPDVLPGVLTRLMRDIGIPSGLAEVGYLDSDVDDLVEGAMKQQRLLATAPREVRAEDLATVFRGSMHHW, from the coding sequence ATGAGTGAGACCGTCTTCACCTACGCCGCCCCTGCGCTGAAGTTCGGCTCCGGCGCCTCCGCCGAGCTCGGCCACGACCTGGCCGCCCTCGGGGCCCGCCGGGTCCTGCTGGTGACCGACCCCGGGGTCGCGGCCACGGGGGCCCCTGCGCGGATCGCCGAGCAGGTCCGCTCCCGGGGCCTGGAGGTCACGACGTACGACGGGGTGCACGTCGAGCCCACGGACGCCTCGATGCAGCACGCCATCGCCTTCGCGCGCGACGCGGGGCCCTTCGACGCGGTGCTCGCCGTGGGCGGCGGCTCCTCGATCGACACCGCCAAGGCGGTCAACCTGCTGACCACCAACCCCGGCGAGCTGATGGACTACCTCAACGCGCCCGTCGGTCGCGCGCAGGCGCCCACCCACCCGCTGCTGCCGCTCGTGGCCGTGCCCACGACCACCGGCACCGGGTCGGAGTCGACCACGATCTGCGTGCTCGACGTGCTGTCGCTGCAGGTCAAGACCGGCATCAGCCACCCGGCACTGCGCCCGACCATGGCGGTGGTCGACCCGCAGCTGACGATGGGCCAGCCGCCGATGGTGACCGCCGCCGCGGGGATGGACATCCTCTGCCACGCCCTGGAGAGCTGGACGGCCCGCTGGTTCGCCGACTTCGACGCCAAGACGCCCGAGCAGCGGGTGCCCTACTGCGGCGCCAACCCGATCGCGGACCTGTGGGCCCAGCGCTCGATGTCGCTGCTGGCCGGGTCGTTCCGCCGCGCCGTGGCCGACGGCGGCGACGTCGAGGCCCGCGAGCAGATGGCGCTGGCCGCCACCTTCGCCGGTCTCGGCTTCGGCAACGCCGGCGTCCACGTGCCGCACGCCAACGCCTACCCGATCGCCGGCCGGGTGCGCGACTACCGCCCCGAGGGCTACCCCGACGGCGAGCCGATCGTGCCGCACGGCATGGCGGTCACCCTCACCGCGCCGGAGGCGTTCCGCTTCACCTTCGAGGCCTCCCCCCAGCGACACCTCGACGCCGCGCGACTGCTCGAGCCGGACGTCACCGGCGACGGCCCCGACGTGCTCCCGGGGGTCCTGACCAGGCTGATGCGCGACATCGGCATCCCCAGCGGGCTCGCCGAGGTCGGCTACCTCGACTCCGACGTCGACGACCTCGTCGAGGGGGCGATGAAGCAGCAGCGGCTGCTGGCCACGGCTCCCCGCGAGGTGCGGGCCGAGGACCTCGCGACGGTGTTCCGCGGCTCCATGCACCACTGGTGA
- a CDS encoding FAD-linked oxidase C-terminal domain-containing protein — translation MTETPTSTPTSSPASTGDLTSALRAAGVVDVDDSTLARALYSTDASLYRVPPQVVVRPRDRDELLATLAVARETGTPLTMRGAGTSIAGNAVGPGIVVDTTKHLHRVLAIDPEARTAVVEPGTVHADLQRAAAPHGLRFGPDPSTHPRCTIGGMIGNNACGSRALGYGRTADNVLGLDVAFGTGEVWSGGPSPVVDALGGVVDADLAHVRTHFGRFTRQVSGYSLEHLLPENGRSVEKFLAGSEGTLGVLLGATVRLVDDRVTRHLLVLGYPTMVDAAEAVPALLAVGPLVACEGLDARIVDLVRAGGGSVPDLPRGGGWLFVEYTDAGLEQALVAAGSALEHRVVTDAREAAALWRIREDGAGLAARSLGRPAYSGWEDAAVPPERLAAWLRDFDELLGAHDLQGVPYGHFGDGCVHVRIDFDFTDRQSDPDAGRRRFREFLLACAEKLREHGGSLSGEHGDGRARSELLSVMYDAESLRLFGAVKAVCDPQNVLNPGVLVDPDPIDAHLRPARPRREPRTALRLLHDGGSLGDAVHRCTGVGKCVAPQVTGQGSGVMCPSWQATRDEKDSTRGRSRVLQEALDGTLVGGLGDPAVAGALDLCLACKGCASDCPTGVDMATYKSEALHQRYDGEGSTERRPRSHRLLGRLPTWAALAAPVAPVVNASLKVPAFARLARATAGVDQRRSLPGFQRRTLRRSATTARLPETPDVWVWADSFTDHFLPGSGHAAIRVLESAGLSVRVIAEDACCGLTWITTGQLTEAKRIAARTAATLAPYVASGVPVLGVEPSCTATLRSDLVELSDDPRAVEVAGGVLTFAELVARLDAERPGGLPLPDLTGVEVVAQPHCHQHAVMGWDADQRLLERLGATVTRVPGCCGLAGNFGMEKGHYEVSVAVAETHLLPTVRAHPDAVVLADGMSCKVQLDDLADVPAMHLAELLASRLSG, via the coding sequence GTGACCGAGACCCCCACCTCGACCCCCACCTCGAGCCCCGCCTCGACCGGTGACCTGACCTCCGCCCTGCGGGCCGCGGGCGTGGTCGACGTCGACGACTCGACCCTGGCCCGGGCGCTGTACTCCACCGACGCCTCGCTCTACCGGGTCCCGCCGCAGGTCGTCGTGCGTCCGCGTGACCGCGACGAGCTGCTCGCCACCCTCGCGGTGGCCCGGGAGACCGGCACCCCCCTCACGATGCGCGGGGCCGGCACCTCGATCGCCGGCAACGCCGTGGGCCCCGGCATCGTCGTGGACACGACCAAGCACCTCCACCGGGTGCTGGCGATCGACCCCGAGGCCCGCACCGCCGTGGTCGAGCCCGGCACCGTGCACGCCGACCTGCAGCGGGCCGCGGCCCCGCACGGGCTGCGGTTCGGCCCGGACCCGTCCACGCACCCGCGCTGCACCATCGGCGGGATGATCGGCAACAACGCCTGCGGGTCGCGGGCGCTGGGCTACGGCCGCACGGCCGACAACGTGCTCGGGCTCGACGTCGCCTTCGGCACCGGCGAGGTCTGGAGCGGCGGGCCCTCGCCCGTCGTCGACGCGCTGGGTGGTGTCGTCGACGCCGACCTGGCCCACGTGCGCACCCACTTCGGCCGCTTCACCCGCCAGGTCAGCGGCTACTCCCTCGAGCACCTGCTGCCCGAGAACGGCCGCTCCGTCGAGAAGTTCCTGGCCGGCTCCGAGGGCACCCTGGGCGTGCTGCTGGGCGCCACCGTGCGCCTCGTCGACGACCGCGTCACCCGTCACCTGCTGGTCCTCGGCTACCCGACCATGGTCGACGCGGCCGAGGCCGTCCCGGCGCTGCTCGCGGTCGGCCCGCTGGTGGCCTGCGAGGGTCTCGACGCCCGCATCGTCGACCTCGTGCGGGCCGGAGGCGGCTCCGTGCCCGACCTGCCGCGCGGTGGCGGCTGGCTCTTCGTGGAGTACACCGACGCCGGGCTGGAGCAGGCACTCGTCGCGGCGGGCTCCGCGCTGGAGCACCGGGTCGTCACGGACGCTCGGGAGGCCGCGGCGCTGTGGCGGATCCGCGAGGACGGGGCCGGGCTGGCCGCGCGCAGCCTCGGGCGACCGGCGTACTCGGGGTGGGAGGACGCGGCGGTGCCGCCCGAGCGCCTGGCGGCGTGGCTGCGCGACTTCGACGAGCTGCTGGGCGCCCACGACCTGCAGGGCGTGCCCTACGGCCACTTCGGCGACGGCTGCGTGCACGTCCGCATCGACTTCGACTTCACCGACCGGCAGAGCGACCCCGACGCGGGCCGCCGCCGGTTCCGCGAGTTCCTGCTGGCCTGCGCCGAGAAGCTGCGCGAGCACGGCGGGTCGCTCTCCGGCGAGCACGGCGACGGCCGGGCCCGCTCGGAGCTGCTGTCGGTGATGTACGACGCGGAGTCGCTGCGGCTCTTCGGGGCGGTCAAGGCCGTCTGCGACCCCCAGAACGTCCTCAACCCCGGGGTGCTCGTCGACCCCGACCCGATCGACGCCCACCTGCGGCCGGCCCGCCCCCGGCGCGAGCCCCGCACCGCCCTGCGGCTGCTTCACGACGGCGGGTCCCTGGGTGACGCCGTCCACCGCTGCACCGGCGTCGGCAAGTGCGTCGCCCCGCAGGTCACCGGCCAGGGCTCGGGCGTCATGTGCCCGTCGTGGCAGGCGACGCGAGACGAGAAGGACTCCACCCGCGGCCGCTCGCGGGTGCTGCAGGAGGCCCTCGACGGCACGCTCGTCGGCGGGCTGGGCGACCCGGCCGTGGCCGGCGCCCTGGACCTGTGCCTGGCCTGCAAGGGCTGCGCGTCCGACTGCCCCACCGGCGTCGACATGGCCACCTACAAGTCCGAGGCCCTCCACCAGCGGTACGACGGAGAGGGCTCGACCGAGCGCCGCCCGCGCTCCCACCGGCTGCTCGGCCGGCTGCCCACGTGGGCAGCCCTGGCCGCGCCGGTGGCCCCGGTGGTCAACGCCTCGCTGAAGGTGCCGGCCTTCGCGAGGCTCGCCCGGGCCACCGCCGGGGTTGACCAGCGCCGCTCGCTGCCGGGCTTCCAGCGCCGCACCCTGCGCCGCTCCGCGACCACGGCCCGGCTGCCCGAGACGCCCGACGTGTGGGTGTGGGCCGACTCCTTCACCGACCACTTCCTGCCCGGCTCGGGCCACGCCGCGATCCGGGTGCTGGAGTCCGCGGGCCTGAGCGTGCGGGTGATCGCGGAGGACGCCTGCTGCGGCCTGACCTGGATCACCACCGGCCAGCTCACCGAGGCCAAGCGGATCGCGGCGCGGACGGCCGCGACGCTCGCGCCCTACGTCGCCTCCGGGGTGCCGGTGCTGGGCGTGGAGCCCTCGTGCACCGCCACGCTGCGCAGCGACCTGGTCGAGCTCAGCGACGACCCGCGCGCCGTGGAGGTCGCCGGGGGAGTGCTGACCTTCGCCGAGCTGGTCGCGCGCCTGGACGCCGAGCGCCCGGGCGGGCTGCCGCTTCCCGACCTCACCGGCGTCGAGGTCGTCGCGCAGCCGCACTGCCACCAGCACGCCGTGATGGGCTGGGACGCCGACCAGCGGCTGCTGGAGCGCCTCGGGGCCACGGTCACCCGGGTGCCCGGCTGCTGCGGGCTCGCCGGCAACTTCGGCATGGAGAAGGGGCACTACGAGGTGTCGGTCGCCGTCGCCGAGACCCACCTGCTCCCGACGGTCCGCGCGCACCCGGACGCGGTGGTGCTGGCCGACGGGATGTCGTGCAAGGTCCAGCTCGACGACCTCGCCGACGTCCCGGCGATGCACCTCGCCGAGCTGCTCGCTTCTAGGCTGTCCGGGTGA
- a CDS encoding glycosyltransferase, with translation MSSTSTTGTTGTTGTAARLGDGIDAELRHLLPEGLCRTFRVMPYAVVDGTVLVASADADDEIALEVVRERVQQPVLLVRHTAVEIIAAIDETYPPVEDQVETPEARRARTQMAQMLTRSGLVTKEQLQRATLEYSRTGDPLGDILVSHGAITEDVLVAALSEIHQMQRVGLRDFAPDPAVTRRLPEPLAQSLQAMPVAESDDTVLLAVARPLAAEDLDSVEEALDQPVRQLLANRTDLDQLIQQVHAEHYAQVSTELLMESAPESSAHVVIAPTQKAVLVMALVLIAICGILWPMGTLIGLVGAASFAYLFVSVYKFRLTLRALGTHLETDVTDDEIAMLDERHLPVYTILVPLYKEAGIVSRLVRDINALDYPRTRLDVKLLCEEDDEETIAKIRSMDLPPHFHLVVVPDSQPKTKPKACNYGLQLSHGDYCVIFDAEDRPDPDQLKKAVIAFARVPGNVVCIQAKLNHFNQDQNMLTAWFANEYSMHFELVLPAMGASESPIPLGGTSNHFVTSVLRDLGAWDPFNVTEDADLGIRLHREGYRTAMIDSTTLEEANSQVGNWIRQRSRWNKGYFQTWLVHMRHPFQLLRATGLRGFLSFNLTMGSAFVLLMNPIFWGLTTLYVFTQAGFIQQLFPGMVFYAASAMLFIGNFVFVYLNVAGSLQRGEFSITRTALLSPLYWGLMSWAAWKGFIQLFTNPFYWEKTEHGLDEESA, from the coding sequence ATGAGCTCCACCTCCACGACCGGCACGACCGGCACGACCGGCACCGCCGCACGCCTCGGCGACGGCATCGACGCCGAGCTGCGTCACCTGCTGCCCGAGGGGCTGTGCCGCACCTTCCGCGTGATGCCCTACGCCGTCGTCGACGGCACCGTGCTCGTGGCCTCCGCCGACGCCGACGACGAGATCGCGCTCGAGGTGGTCCGTGAGCGGGTCCAGCAGCCGGTGCTGCTCGTGCGCCACACCGCCGTCGAGATCATCGCCGCGATCGACGAGACCTACCCGCCGGTCGAGGACCAGGTGGAGACCCCGGAGGCCCGACGGGCCCGCACCCAGATGGCCCAGATGCTCACCCGCAGCGGCCTGGTGACCAAGGAGCAGCTGCAGCGCGCGACGCTGGAGTACTCCCGCACCGGCGACCCGCTCGGCGACATCCTGGTCTCCCACGGTGCGATCACCGAGGACGTGCTCGTGGCGGCGCTCTCCGAGATCCACCAGATGCAGCGAGTCGGCCTGCGGGACTTCGCACCCGACCCGGCGGTCACGCGTCGCCTGCCCGAGCCCCTCGCGCAGTCGCTGCAGGCGATGCCGGTCGCCGAGAGCGACGACACGGTGCTCCTGGCCGTGGCCCGCCCGCTGGCGGCCGAGGACCTCGACAGCGTCGAGGAGGCGCTGGACCAGCCGGTCCGCCAGCTGCTCGCGAACCGCACCGACCTGGACCAGCTCATCCAGCAGGTCCACGCCGAGCACTACGCGCAGGTGTCGACCGAGCTGCTGATGGAGTCCGCGCCCGAGTCCTCGGCCCACGTCGTCATCGCGCCCACCCAGAAGGCCGTCCTGGTCATGGCCCTGGTCCTGATCGCGATCTGCGGGATCCTCTGGCCGATGGGCACGCTCATCGGCCTGGTCGGCGCCGCGAGCTTCGCCTATCTCTTCGTCTCGGTCTACAAGTTCCGCCTGACCCTGCGGGCGCTGGGCACCCACCTCGAGACCGACGTGACCGACGACGAGATCGCGATGCTCGACGAGCGTCACCTGCCCGTCTACACGATCCTGGTCCCGCTCTACAAGGAGGCCGGCATCGTCTCCCGCCTCGTGCGGGACATCAACGCCCTCGACTACCCCCGCACCCGGCTGGACGTGAAGCTGCTCTGCGAGGAGGACGACGAGGAGACCATCGCGAAGATCCGCTCGATGGACCTGCCGCCGCACTTCCACCTCGTGGTGGTGCCGGACAGCCAGCCGAAGACCAAGCCCAAGGCCTGCAACTACGGCCTGCAGCTCTCGCACGGCGACTACTGCGTGATCTTCGACGCCGAGGACCGTCCCGACCCCGACCAGCTCAAGAAGGCCGTCATCGCGTTCGCGCGGGTGCCGGGCAACGTCGTGTGCATCCAGGCGAAGCTCAACCACTTCAACCAGGACCAGAACATGCTCACGGCCTGGTTCGCCAACGAGTACTCCATGCACTTCGAGCTGGTCCTGCCGGCCATGGGCGCGTCGGAGTCCCCGATCCCGCTGGGCGGCACCTCCAACCACTTCGTCACCTCGGTCCTGCGCGACCTGGGCGCCTGGGACCCCTTCAACGTCACCGAGGACGCCGACCTGGGCATCCGCCTGCACCGCGAGGGCTACCGCACCGCGATGATCGACTCCACCACGCTGGAGGAGGCCAACTCCCAGGTCGGCAACTGGATCCGCCAGCGCTCGCGCTGGAACAAGGGCTACTTCCAGACCTGGTTGGTGCACATGCGCCACCCGTTCCAGCTCCTGCGGGCCACGGGTCTGCGCGGGTTCTTGTCCTTCAACCTGACGATGGGCAGCGCGTTCGTGCTGCTGATGAACCCGATCTTCTGGGGCCTGACCACGCTGTACGTCTTCACCCAGGCCGGCTTCATCCAGCAGCTGTTCCCCGGCATGGTGTTCTACGCCGCCAGCGCGATGCTCTTCATCGGCAACTTCGTCTTCGTCTACCTCAACGTGGCCGGGAGCCTGCAGCGCGGGGAGTTCAGCATCACCCGGACCGCACTGCTCTCCCCCCTGTACTGGGGCCTGATGAGCTGGGCGGCCTGGAAGGGCTTCATCCAGCTGTTCACCAACCCCTTCTACTGGGAGAAGACCGAGCACGGTCTGGATGAGGAATCGGCATGA